The window TCTCCCATACACATTATCAAGGGGGCTGGATCCAATAGGAAGGGGCTAGTTTTCACAACATGGTGAATCaagattcaaattttcattGGAAAAAATGTTCATATTTAGTATTCGATTGTCTCGAACATAATTGTTTCCGAAAAAAGGTCTGGGAAACCAAAAGTCTCCCATATACATTCACAATCctgtagatttttttatttaaaggggAAAGTCGAACTCTAGAATATAACCAACTGATTTAAAGGGAAAAATCGAACCCTGGAATATAACCAACTGAGTCAGACCCTCTTGCATGTGTTCAATCCTGTATGTagataattattcttttttacaaCTTCTCGTTCTTGATTGTACtttctaaaaaaagaaatatttgtttCCCATAATTTAAGTTAAATAGCTACATTCACACTTTTTTCTTCAGGGTTTCCTTTTATTCTTATGGAAAAATAAGTCAAAATGATtgtacaaataattattttggtcTCATTCTAGGAtgtttccaatttttttccctgtattttttttatagtgaaCATGCTAACAAGAATCACTGTGCAGTTTGATAACGTTGTGTATAAAATTAAGACCAAGAAAGGTGGAGTATTTGTGAAGAACAAAGAGACAGAAGAGAAAGAGATACTGAAGGGAGTGAAAGGTGTTGTTGAGCCTGGTGAAATGCTAGCCATGTTAGGTCCATCTGGGAGTGGCAAAACAACTCTACTCACAGCATTGGGAGGAAGGCTTAGAGGGAAGCTTTATGGAAGCATAACTTACAATGGTGAAGCCTTCTCAAATTCCATGAAGAGGAACACTGGCTTTGTCACACAAGATGATGTTCTCTACCCTCACTTGACTGTGACTGAGACCCTAGTCTTCACTGCACTTCTCAGGTTGCCCAACACTATctccaaagaagagaaagttaAGAAAGCAAAAGATGTTATTGATCAACTTGGTTTAACCAAGTGCAAGGATAGCATAGTTGGAAGCCCTTTCTTGAGGGGGGTTTCTGGGGGTGAGAGAAAGAGGGTTAGCATTGGACAAGAAATGCTCATAAACCCAAGCTTGTTGTTTCTTGATGAACCTACCTCTGGCCTAGACTCAACCACAGCACAAAGAATTGTCTCAACTTTGTGGGAGCTTGCATGTGGAGGAAGAACTATTGTGATGACTATACACCAACCTTCAAGTAGACTTTACTACTTGTTTCATAAGGTGTTGTTGCTATCAGAAGGGAACTCATTGTATTTTGGAAAGGGATCTGAAGCCATTGAATACTTCTCTAACATTGGATATGCCCCAGCCTTGGCCATGAACCCTGCAGACTTCCTTTTGGATCTTGCAAACGGtatgctttttttatttccctatATATTTTAGCACATATGAGATATTCtgtgatattttattgaaattggGTGTACATTATTGCTGTATAGAAGTTTCTTTTATATTCTGAATTAAATATTGTGTTTGCAGTTTTATATATTTGGAATCTTTAACAATGTAAAATACTACTCACTCTTAAAATTGACCCTTGATTAGTACATTTGCTCAATTGCTCCCAAATGTATGACCATTATAATCATATTTATGTTTAGGCAGGGAAAGGCATTTTGACTTTCAATTGATTCTTACTTTATAAATGAGATTTGCTAAGAATTTACAATTCTATCTTTCAACATTTATACAATTCAAAgtttgatatataaatattctGTTAGAGTGAAATAGATTCTATTGCTACTAGCAGTATGCTAAAAGTGAGTTTTGGCTACAAGTTTttgatttttatcataaaagtaAACACTTGATCTTGTATTGTACCTAATCACTTTTCCGAGTGTGGAATAACTGCAGGTATCTACACTGATGAATCTAATACGGATCATGCCATAGATAAACAAAAATTGGTTTCGATGTGTAAGATAAACTGTGCTGCTCAATTGAAGCCAGCAGCACTTGAAGGAATCAATGACTCTAGTAAAAGCCAGAATAGATTTCAAGAAAAGGGCTCCGAAAAATGGCCTACCAGCTGGTCTCAGCAATTCACTGTGTTGTTAAGAAGAGACATCAAAGAGAGAAGGCATGAATCATTCTCTGCTTTGCGGGTTGCTCAGGTCTTTGTGGTTGCTCTTATTTCAGGACTACTGTGGTATAAGTCTGATATCTCACACTTACAGGATCAGgtaaacatttcaaaatatctGGTTTTCATGTCAGATTGACAAAAACAATGTGCCtctaagatttaaaatttatctcaaTCTTTAGTAAGAAATTGGACTTACCATGTACTCATTCattgcacttgatttttttgttaataataacaaatctgaaaccatataattataaatttacaaaattactttTTGAATGGACAAAACTCAGATGTGGTTTCTTAGGTGTTTTTATATTGTTCACCTATTAGGATTAGAGTTTTACCAAAGTAACgtgtaataaaaatttgaagtgAAGGTTAGTATAAGTTACTGAAATGTAATTTCAattctaattataaaataacataaaataaaacacctGAAGAACTGAATCTAAGTTTTGTTCTGTCTGAATTTATAGGTATAATAAGAATGACTTATATACTATTTTGATCGACTGTAAGCTCTGATAATCATAAGTAAACTATGTTGCACATGCAGATTGGGCTTCTATTCTTCGTATCCGGCTTTTGGGGTTTCTTCCCTCTCTTTCAAGCAATTTTCACCTTTCCCCAAGAGCTATTGATGCTAGAGAAAGAAAGATCTTCTGGAATGTACCGGCTTTCATCATACTTTATGTCAAGGGTGGTAGCTGACCTTCCCATGGAACTTAGTCTTCCCACCATATTTATTCTCATAACCTATTGGATGGCAGGGTTGAAAGGCAAACTGCTCAACTTCTTATACACATTGCTCACCCTCTTACTCCACGTCTTAGTCTCACAAGGCCTTGGCCTCGCCCTCGGCGCCACTGTGATGGACCAAAAAGCTGCAACCACACTTGCCTCAGTGCTCATGCTGTGTTTCTTGCTTGCTGGTGGTTTTTATGTTCAGCATGTTCCAGTGTTTATTTCATGGGTGAAGTACATTTCCATCAACTACTACAACTACCAGCTCTTTATCGCGTCTCAATATAGCGATGGCGAGACATACCCTTGTTCTACTGGCCAGTGTCGAGTTGCCGAATTTCCTTCTATAAAGCAAACAGGGTTTCATTTCAATCTGCAAGAGCAAGTCATGGCTGCATCAGCTCTTGTGATAATGATGATAGGTTACAGACTTATAGCCTATGTTGCTCTCATGAGGATTGGAGTGACAAAGAAATAGATAGACTAGTGTTCTTAAATTAGAAGGAAAtaagattttgattttattcaatagTAGGTTACAGACTTATAGTACTTAAGTAAGATTTTGATGTTCTTCAATAGAAAATGTTTTATTCTAATTCTGTGGTGTGGAACATTGCTTCACGCGCAAGGGAACTAGCTAGTTAATGTGAAACTTCTGGTGCAGAATAGTGTGTGTTTGATTTAAGCAATTTCATATATTGAATCTGTTGATTGAAATTTGATTACTAAATGCTAAGAGCATTTCTATTACAAGAATTTAATTTGGGTTTAAGTCTTTTTTTGTGGGTTCTCTATTATCACATATGTGTCCGATATGTGACCCAGATTAAATTCttacaatcaaattaaattcttGTAATAGATTACTAAATGCTCTTAGACTTAATTTCGGTAAGGATAATGGGTTGAAATATGATTACTAAATGCTAAGAGCATTTCTATTACAGTAAGGACAATAGGCTGGTGGGTTGGTGGGTCACGCGTAATGCTTTTTGTTTTGGGGGCAATTGTTAATAGTTAAGAAATTTAAAgtagaaagatttttttattgaaatgtgtaaaattgtgttgtttataattttttggattaattaaatttttcatatttaaaaaataagtcatttttagattattacttaatatttattttatttcaaataattatttgagaaaattttgttttaatttaatatttggtGTTAATTTTATTGTGTTAAGTGATGAGGTGAGAGACTGAATGTCATATCATGAAATCTAATTAGTGACAACTACGTTAGGCCATCACTGTCGAACTTCCGTCAACAGTCACTCCTTTGCTACCACTGCGTTTGTCAGGTATTTAgttgaaaaaatgaatattgaataataatgtaaaatgatatattttttatgtataaaatttttaattaagtctaattttgtatgtatttttttataatttctcacactatatagtttttcttttgaattacTTAACTTGTAATATTAGAATACTAGTTAACaacattgttatttttaaaggtTATCCCCTCTCAactcatatataaataaaaataattaatttaacactaattaaaaaatttagttgataaaatttaattttactaatcttaaatataaaaaaagttatttttaaaatgtatttcatAGAAACTTGAtatcatgaataaaataatttttaaaaataaaattagaattaaataaaatatattttaagaatgaatttgtttattgaataaaatctaatatagaattaaataaaattagaattaaataatataaaatcagttacatttgtttatatttaaatctaatatataaaataatttttttgtttatatattagTCCATTAAGAGtattaaatattgattattatttttttatgtttttttttatcggaaTCAAATTCAGGAGTTCAAATCCGTAGCAGTTAAATGAAACAATATTTGGTATAGTAAAGTATACACTTGATCATacttaatcatttttataaatacccacatttattttcttattttttctgtaTTTGGCCATGATTTCAGTTGAGATTTTATGCTCTTTGAGCACTATATTCTTCAAATTGATGCACTGAGTATTGGCCGCCCAATTCTTATCAAAGCACGTTGTTGTATTAAAAAAGAGTATAGTTTGTGTGCTAGCTTTCGGGCTTTGCCTTTCCATTTGCACGAAGTTGCAAGTGAAGAAACCGATTGATTactagttttagttttaggttAGGCCTTAGTCAAAAAACTTATGCTTGAACTCTGAGGTTTGGCGAGCCACCATGTTGACGTTTATCTAGCTAGTTTGGCGCCTACAGAACACAAGATAGGGTACAGTTAATCAATGCGTGTCATGCAACGCTTTACGCTAACAAGCCTGACCAAATCTGCTACTTGTTGCATGCATGCTAGCTGCATTCAGACATCAACTCTGCATGTATTCGTTTGTTGTTCTTAGCCTCCATgcctgaaaagaaaaaagaaacatcatGTTACATATGTTGATTTTGCTGTTACTCTATTTCGCTTCTcgaattttttaaatcaattttaagtgTTTCATTTTTCAAGGTACCAAGATATTTTCGTTCATTATTCCTTTTTgagtagtttttttcttttcttttcttgttgatTTAAATAATAGATCGTTGCAATAGTAATATTCTATAAGGTCTGCTGCTGTTAGTTTCAACTTTCAgcctttaataataaataaataatccctAGAAGCCActgattgattaaaaaaaatatattctgacGATATTTGATTATTTCCTTCCATAACTTGTCATAGCAACTTCATTACTTTCCAATATAATTCTCCACGCATGTCCGATTCAACCACTTGATCTTGGTTTTTTATTCTTAGTAGGTGTGCACTCCCAGTTTGGTTGATGTTAGAAATTGATGAATTAACTTTAGTCTTGTTTACCTTCTAGGGTGGAGGTTATATATTGGGAGTTGTGTATCCTTCCGGTTTAATATTGaatttgtttattgaataaatacAAACTTCAATTATATATCAAGATTGGTTAATGAcggaataattataaatcaaaCAATATGCCACTTAATAGTTAGGCTCGAGGGAAAGGACACGATCACACTAGACCCAACCTCAAAATTATGATTAAGTAATTAATCACTCCTTAGATTGAAGACTTAACTCCCAATTAGGCAAGAGGGACAGATATAAAACGCATTAGAATGAAGTATGTATAGGTATAAATGATCTTTAGAGTGAACTTATCTTAGGAGTGTTTATAGATTCAGGTCAATCCatgattcaatttaatttaactcaaatatattaagtttttaagTGTTCAGATTGAATCTGAACGCAATTAAGGTTTGGTCATATACTAATTGtgtaacaaatttatttttttaatctgacCCAactcatattatataattaaatttattatatatataataaattaattcttaaatacaAAACACATTAACTTTTAGcttacatattttattaaattaaattatcaatgatttttttcttttttaagtttttatttttatccttgtattaatttaatttatttatgttttctcatgttaatagaataatttatttttatttaaaataaaaatatcatattaacatttaaatcattaattttattagtaaaatattatcataatttgatttttttttagttcatttattcgttatatatttacaaaattttaaataaaaataaattattattttaaataaatttaatttt of the Glycine max cultivar Williams 82 chromosome 13, Glycine_max_v4.0, whole genome shotgun sequence genome contains:
- the LOC100816135 gene encoding ABC transporter G family member 9; this encodes MDHLQHQEMVDIESQTVEIPDILHKGKRQVILKFDNVVYKIKTKKGGVFVKNKETEEKEILKGVKGVVEPGEMLAMLGPSGSGKTTLLTALGGRLRGKLYGSITYNGEAFSNSMKRNTGFVTQDDVLYPHLTVTETLVFTALLRLPNTISKEEKVKKAKDVIDQLGLTKCKDSIVGSPFLRGVSGGERKRVSIGQEMLINPSLLFLDEPTSGLDSTTAQRIVSTLWELACGGRTIVMTIHQPSSRLYYLFHKVLLLSEGNSLYFGKGSEAIEYFSNIGYAPALAMNPADFLLDLANGIYTDESNTDHAIDKQKLVSMCKINCAAQLKPAALEGINDSSKSQNRFQEKGSEKWPTSWSQQFTVLLRRDIKERRHESFSALRVAQVFVVALISGLLWYKSDISHLQDQIGLLFFVSGFWGFFPLFQAIFTFPQELLMLEKERSSGMYRLSSYFMSRVVADLPMELSLPTIFILITYWMAGLKGKLLNFLYTLLTLLLHVLVSQGLGLALGATVMDQKAATTLASVLMLCFLLAGGFYVQHVPVFISWVKYISINYYNYQLFIASQYSDGETYPCSTGQCRVAEFPSIKQTGFHFNLQEQVMAASALVIMMIGYRLIAYVALMRIGVTKK